In Trichocoleus desertorum NBK24, the following are encoded in one genomic region:
- the recJ gene encoding single-stranded-DNA-specific exonuclease RecJ — protein sequence MLDLPVSSSPSLSHREPRLPDKRWAIAERDLERVEAIVQATQLSPLLAQVLINRGIATPEQAEIYLDPDLQVLPSPLEDFPDLAVSVELLQEAIANQHKIAICGDYDADGMTSTALLLRALRALGAEVDYAIPSRMSEGYGINERIVEDFHREGVRLILTVDNGIAAVKPIARARELGLAVIVTDHHEVPTEIPPANAILNPKLIHEDSPYRGVAGVGVAYILATTLAQQLDAKDLGNLLLELFTLGTIADLAPLTGVNRRWVKRGLQRLPQSQIPGVQALIQVAGLGSSKALKPEAIGFSLGPRINAVGRIADPQVVIELLTTDDMGVALERAMQCEQINQQRQQLCTQIEQEAIAWYEASNIDLQDDRVLVLVQPNWHHGVIGIVASRLVERYGVPVFIGTYEEDNQKIRGSARSIPDFHVFEALEFCKEVLEKHGGHQAAGGFTLLAENLEELRSRLRTFARNSLQPEQLKPLLAIDVQAHLEQIDLPLYEQIDALHPCGIQNPDPVFWTPNVRVIEQRTIGKDQAHLKVTVSQDVSSSHAPLAAIAQPRIQALAWRWGEYYPLPNRVDIAYKLRVNDWQGNQTVELELVGVRLPSTEIPSQALEPLNQQAPDAPTTQQTFDYRDRQYTCCLYEQQSGKELRITNSEGQQLVIQKGQKLGWLIKSDVEAKQINVSQPFFYQLIKTALSALGS from the coding sequence GTGCTAGATTTACCCGTTTCTTCCTCTCCATCCTTGTCCCACCGGGAGCCCCGACTGCCTGATAAACGGTGGGCAATCGCTGAGCGTGATTTGGAACGGGTTGAAGCGATCGTGCAGGCGACCCAGCTTTCACCGCTACTGGCTCAGGTGTTGATCAACCGGGGCATAGCTACGCCGGAGCAGGCAGAAATTTATCTCGACCCAGACTTACAGGTGCTACCCTCGCCGCTGGAAGATTTTCCCGATTTGGCGGTGAGTGTGGAGCTATTGCAAGAAGCGATTGCAAATCAGCACAAAATTGCCATTTGTGGCGACTACGATGCTGATGGCATGACCAGCACGGCACTATTGCTGCGGGCTTTGCGGGCGTTGGGCGCGGAGGTAGATTACGCCATTCCTAGCCGCATGAGCGAGGGCTATGGCATCAATGAGCGCATTGTGGAGGACTTCCATCGCGAAGGGGTACGGCTGATTCTGACGGTGGATAACGGCATTGCTGCGGTCAAACCGATCGCTAGAGCCCGTGAGCTGGGTCTAGCCGTCATCGTCACCGATCACCACGAAGTCCCGACAGAGATTCCACCTGCCAATGCCATCCTCAATCCCAAGCTGATTCATGAGGACTCGCCTTATCGAGGGGTAGCTGGAGTCGGGGTAGCCTATATTTTGGCGACAACCCTAGCTCAGCAACTGGACGCAAAAGACCTAGGCAATTTACTACTAGAACTGTTTACTCTAGGAACGATCGCGGATTTAGCGCCTTTAACCGGGGTAAATCGGCGTTGGGTGAAGCGAGGTTTGCAGCGACTACCCCAATCGCAGATTCCTGGGGTGCAAGCTTTAATTCAAGTGGCTGGGTTGGGTAGCTCCAAAGCCCTAAAACCAGAGGCGATCGGATTTAGTTTGGGGCCGAGAATTAACGCGGTGGGGCGCATTGCTGATCCGCAAGTGGTAATCGAGCTGCTAACGACCGATGACATGGGCGTAGCTCTAGAGAGGGCGATGCAGTGTGAGCAAATTAACCAGCAACGTCAACAACTTTGCACCCAAATTGAACAGGAAGCGATCGCCTGGTATGAAGCGAGTAATATCGATCTGCAAGACGATCGCGTGTTGGTTTTGGTGCAACCCAATTGGCATCACGGGGTAATTGGCATTGTGGCGTCTCGCTTGGTTGAGCGTTACGGGGTACCCGTTTTCATTGGCACCTATGAGGAGGACAATCAGAAAATTCGCGGTTCAGCTCGCAGCATTCCTGACTTTCATGTGTTTGAAGCGTTGGAGTTTTGCAAGGAAGTTTTGGAAAAGCATGGAGGCCATCAAGCGGCAGGTGGTTTTACCCTCTTAGCCGAAAATTTGGAAGAGCTGCGATCGCGCCTCCGTACCTTTGCCCGTAATTCTCTTCAACCCGAACAGCTTAAGCCTCTCCTGGCGATTGATGTGCAAGCTCACTTGGAGCAAATTGACTTACCGCTTTACGAGCAAATTGATGCGCTGCATCCCTGCGGCATCCAGAACCCCGATCCAGTGTTCTGGACTCCAAATGTGCGGGTAATTGAGCAGCGCACGATTGGAAAAGACCAAGCTCACCTCAAGGTCACTGTGAGCCAGGATGTCAGCTCATCTCATGCCCCCTTAGCCGCGATCGCTCAACCTCGAATCCAGGCTTTGGCATGGCGTTGGGGAGAATATTATCCGTTGCCTAATCGAGTCGATATTGCCTACAAGTTGCGAGTAAATGACTGGCAAGGCAATCAAACGGTAGAACTAGAATTAGTCGGTGTCCGGTTGCCTAGCACTGAAATCCCCTCTCAAGCTTTAGAGCCTCTGAATCAGCAGGCTCCAGATGCCCCAACTACCCAACAGACGTTTGATTACCGTGATCGCCAATACACCTGTTGTCTCTACGAGCAGCAAAGCGGTAAAGAGTTGAGAATTACCAACTCGGAAGGGCAGCAGCTTGTAATTCAAAAAGGGCAAAAACTAGGTTGGCTGATCAAATCGGATGTGGAAGCGAAACAAATCAACGTTTCGCAGCCATTCTTCTATCAACTGATTAAGACGGCTCTATCGGCTTTAGGGTCATAA
- the sbcD gene encoding exonuclease subunit SbcD: MAIKILHLSDIHMGSGFSHGRVNPETGLNTRLEDFVATLGRCIDRAIAEPVDLVLFGGDAFPDATPPPIVQEVFATQFRRLVDAQIPTVLLVGNHDQHSQGQGGASLCIYRTLGVPGFVVGDRLETHLIPTRNGPIQVVTLPWLTRSTLLTRPETEGLSMAEVNQLLIDRLRVALEGEVRRLDPEMPTVLLGHLMADSAFYGAERFLAVGKGFTIPLALLARPCFDYVALGHVHRHQILCHEPPVVYPGSIERVDFSEEKEDKGFVLVEVERGATKLEFCALPVRAFRTIEVNVSEAEDPQAKLLKALKPELVADAVVRLIYQIRSEQLDEIDNAPLHAALHSAHSYTIQPELVSQLARPRLPELGVGSSIDPLAALKTYLANREDLQDIQSDLLQAAQGLLDADAEEWLDEQPAIANHPGSSRALDGETQLRLL, translated from the coding sequence GTGGCAATTAAAATTCTGCATCTCTCTGATATTCACATGGGTAGTGGGTTTTCCCACGGGCGGGTTAATCCAGAAACGGGATTGAATACTCGCCTGGAAGATTTTGTGGCGACGCTAGGGCGCTGTATTGACCGGGCGATCGCGGAGCCTGTGGATTTGGTGCTGTTTGGGGGAGATGCGTTTCCGGATGCGACGCCACCGCCGATTGTGCAGGAGGTGTTTGCGACTCAGTTTCGTCGTTTGGTGGATGCTCAGATTCCGACGGTGTTACTGGTGGGCAACCATGATCAGCATTCGCAGGGGCAGGGGGGCGCGAGTTTGTGCATTTATCGGACGCTGGGGGTGCCTGGGTTTGTGGTAGGCGATCGCCTGGAAACTCACCTAATTCCGACTCGCAACGGCCCAATTCAAGTCGTGACTTTGCCTTGGCTAACTCGCTCGACGTTATTGACGCGCCCGGAAACGGAAGGGTTATCAATGGCGGAGGTGAATCAGTTGTTGATCGATCGTCTGCGGGTAGCGCTAGAGGGGGAGGTGCGGCGGCTTGATCCGGAGATGCCAACGGTGCTTTTGGGGCATTTGATGGCAGACTCAGCCTTCTATGGAGCGGAACGGTTTCTGGCAGTGGGTAAGGGATTTACGATTCCGCTGGCGTTGCTGGCTCGGCCTTGCTTTGACTATGTGGCGCTGGGGCATGTGCATCGGCATCAGATCCTGTGTCATGAGCCACCCGTGGTCTATCCCGGCAGTATTGAGCGGGTGGATTTCAGTGAGGAAAAGGAAGACAAAGGCTTTGTGCTGGTCGAGGTAGAGCGGGGAGCGACGAAGCTGGAGTTTTGTGCCTTGCCTGTACGAGCATTTCGCACGATTGAAGTAAATGTTTCAGAGGCGGAAGACCCCCAAGCAAAGCTCCTAAAAGCGTTAAAGCCAGAGTTGGTAGCGGATGCTGTGGTGCGGTTGATTTATCAAATTCGCTCTGAGCAACTAGACGAGATTGACAATGCTCCTTTGCACGCCGCTCTGCACAGTGCCCACAGTTATACGATTCAGCCAGAGCTAGTCAGCCAGTTGGCTCGTCCTCGGTTACCAGAATTAGGAGTTGGTAGCAGCATTGACCCTTTAGCAGCTCTGAAAACTTACTTAGCCAATCGGGAAGATTTGCAAGATATTCAGAGCGATCTGCTGCAAGCGGCCCAAGGTTTACTAGACGCTGATGCGGAAGAGTGGCTTGACGAACAGCCTGCGATCGCTAACCATCCAGGTTCCAGCCGAGCACTAGATGGAGAAACCCAATTGCGCCTCCTCTAA
- a CDS encoding glutaredoxin family protein — MKLILYSKPGCHLCEGLQEKLAQIQNLKIDLEIRDITTRNDWFQAYQYEIPVLLRVNPQPTGEVEELLPRPSPRASVTQLEQMLQKYWLADQSE; from the coding sequence ATGAAATTGATTTTGTACAGTAAACCTGGTTGCCACTTATGCGAAGGATTGCAGGAAAAGCTAGCTCAAATTCAAAACTTAAAGATTGACCTAGAAATTCGTGACATTACCACCCGTAACGACTGGTTTCAGGCTTACCAGTACGAAATCCCTGTCCTTTTGCGAGTGAATCCCCAACCAACAGGCGAAGTCGAAGAACTATTACCTCGTCCTTCACCCAGAGCTAGCGTTACCCAGTTGGAACAAATGCTACAGAAATATTGGCTAGCAGATCAGTCAGAATAG
- a CDS encoding UDP-N-acetylmuramoyl-L-alanyl-D-glutamate--2,6-diaminopimelate ligase, with protein MKLRELLAAVPGVTQPPSHAALESEVKGLTTNSLACQPGDLFIGMPGTRVDGGEFWPSAIASGAVAALVSSTAAQKRPHTESEDACVIPAADMVQACAQVAAAFYDYPAQKLQLVGVTGTNGKTTTTHLIEFLLNQANPSTALFGTLYARWPGYQKTAAHTTPFAIDLQQNLAAAVAAGCEYGVMEVSSHALAQGRVLGCGFEVAVFTNLTQDHLDYHRDLEDYFAAKALLFSPAYLTGRAIINLDDAYGRRLIDQLPAEQVWSYSTQDSSADLWTSDLTYESNGVSGTLHTPKGAIAFLSPLVGQFNLANLLAAVGTALHLGLDLPALVAALPQFSGVPGRMERVQINANQDISVIVDYAHTPDSLENLLKAARPFIKERMICVFGCGGDRDRTKRPQMGKIAADLADLAIVTSDNPRTEDPERILQDILAGIPASVNPLVICDRAEAIRTAILEAKPGDGVLIAGKGHEDYQILGTEKIHFDDREQARAALELR; from the coding sequence ATGAAACTACGAGAATTATTAGCAGCAGTACCAGGCGTAACACAACCGCCCAGTCATGCCGCCTTGGAATCCGAAGTGAAAGGGTTAACCACCAACTCTCTCGCTTGCCAACCCGGAGATTTATTTATCGGCATGCCCGGAACCCGTGTCGATGGTGGCGAATTTTGGCCCAGTGCGATCGCCTCTGGTGCCGTAGCAGCTTTGGTTTCATCCACTGCTGCCCAGAAACGACCCCACACTGAATCAGAAGATGCTTGTGTGATTCCTGCTGCCGATATGGTGCAAGCTTGTGCCCAAGTAGCCGCTGCCTTCTACGACTACCCCGCCCAAAAGCTGCAACTGGTCGGCGTTACAGGTACCAACGGCAAAACCACCACCACCCATCTGATCGAATTCCTGCTTAACCAAGCAAATCCCTCCACGGCTTTATTCGGCACGCTCTATGCTCGCTGGCCTGGTTATCAGAAAACCGCAGCCCACACCACCCCCTTCGCGATCGATTTACAACAAAACCTAGCAGCAGCAGTGGCAGCAGGCTGCGAATATGGCGTGATGGAAGTTAGCTCTCATGCGCTGGCTCAAGGTCGAGTGTTGGGTTGTGGCTTTGAAGTGGCTGTCTTCACCAACCTCACCCAAGACCACCTAGACTACCACCGCGACTTAGAAGATTACTTTGCTGCAAAAGCTCTCCTGTTTAGCCCTGCCTACCTCACGGGCCGAGCCATCATCAACCTTGACGATGCTTATGGGCGGCGCTTAATTGATCAGCTACCAGCAGAGCAGGTATGGAGTTACAGCACCCAAGACTCCAGTGCTGACTTATGGACAAGCGACCTCACCTACGAATCCAACGGAGTCAGCGGTACACTGCACACCCCTAAAGGAGCGATCGCCTTCCTATCACCCCTGGTAGGCCAATTTAACTTAGCCAATTTACTCGCTGCGGTTGGCACGGCGCTTCATCTGGGTCTAGACTTACCCGCCCTTGTCGCTGCTTTACCTCAGTTCTCTGGGGTGCCCGGACGGATGGAGCGAGTCCAAATCAACGCTAACCAAGACATTAGCGTGATCGTGGATTATGCCCACACCCCAGACAGCTTAGAAAATCTGCTTAAAGCGGCTCGGCCCTTCATCAAAGAACGCATGATTTGTGTGTTTGGTTGTGGTGGCGATCGCGATCGCACCAAGCGGCCTCAAATGGGCAAAATTGCCGCCGATCTCGCCGATCTCGCCATCGTCACTTCCGACAACCCCCGCACCGAAGACCCAGAGCGGATTTTGCAAGACATTCTGGCTGGCATTCCCGCTAGCGTGAACCCACTAGTGATTTGCGATCGCGCCGAAGCCATCCGCACCGCCATTCTGGAAGCCAAACCCGGAGATGGGGTGCTAATTGCAGGTAAGGGCCACGAAGATTACCAGATCTTAGGCACCGAGAAGATTCACTTTGACGATCGCGAACAAGCCAGAGCCGCTTTAGAATTGCGCTAA
- a CDS encoding DICT sensory domain-containing protein: MSSSITQDVSLYELALQSEESPVPLQVSPATLKSIVSSAIDVLIEQKLPATLWIKLPRDDVWQAEIKRYCESAQVPHTLYLFKTSKDEALSVTSAIANGQGEGYPNQDLLKNAEDVADFSAVSHSSSALVTFQLAAESQLKREYFLFFLSPQFSGLVLAHRPRSLRPSKADIAANPTTKTGAAEKATGEEEGLEKKQPLLACCSFNPTTLQQVFAGIKQAVTATQTLHSESAIAASQLVGSWDQLLQQGLAQPADPNLFSRFLTKQVQRQEEIWHRSTIYRKQAESAEALQVQNEELLNALRLKDEFLSTVGHELRTPLTNMKTALTLLNSPSLKPAQRQRYMQVFSTECDRQGSLIASLLDLMQLDREIENSTMQPVSLAEIVPGVVSTYQPLAQEKGIMLAYTVPEELPPVSCLSAWLKQIVINLLHNGIKFTPKSGQVWVRAKQQGDYIQLEFRDTGIGIPTSEIPKIFDRFYRARHVAGEDPGGAGLGLTIVQQILLRCGGSVSVKSKLSEGSTFNVLLPIYRAPVEGGKMRDEG; this comes from the coding sequence ATGAGCTCATCTATCACTCAAGACGTTTCGCTCTACGAACTTGCCCTTCAGTCGGAAGAGTCCCCCGTCCCTCTGCAAGTGAGCCCTGCGACTCTCAAATCTATTGTGAGTTCTGCGATTGACGTTCTGATCGAGCAAAAACTGCCAGCCACCCTTTGGATCAAGCTACCCCGCGACGACGTTTGGCAAGCCGAAATCAAACGTTATTGCGAATCAGCCCAGGTTCCTCATACCCTGTATCTCTTCAAAACGTCTAAAGATGAAGCCCTGAGTGTCACTTCTGCGATCGCCAATGGGCAGGGAGAAGGCTATCCTAACCAAGACTTGCTGAAGAATGCTGAGGATGTCGCAGATTTTTCCGCTGTTTCCCACTCATCTTCGGCCTTAGTCACCTTTCAGCTAGCCGCCGAAAGTCAGCTAAAACGAGAATATTTCTTATTTTTTCTGTCACCCCAATTTTCGGGTTTAGTCTTGGCGCATCGGCCTCGATCCTTGAGGCCCAGTAAAGCAGACATAGCCGCTAACCCTACCACTAAAACTGGAGCTGCCGAAAAAGCAACCGGAGAAGAAGAGGGTTTAGAGAAGAAACAACCCCTTTTAGCCTGTTGCTCCTTTAACCCAACCACCCTGCAACAAGTTTTCGCAGGCATTAAGCAAGCCGTGACCGCGACTCAAACTCTGCACTCCGAGTCCGCGATCGCTGCCTCTCAACTAGTCGGTAGCTGGGATCAACTCTTGCAGCAAGGACTCGCTCAGCCAGCAGACCCCAATCTATTCAGCCGTTTCCTCACCAAACAAGTCCAACGCCAAGAAGAAATTTGGCATCGCTCCACAATTTACCGCAAGCAAGCCGAATCTGCCGAAGCCCTGCAAGTGCAAAACGAAGAACTGCTCAATGCCTTGCGACTCAAAGACGAATTTCTCAGCACCGTTGGTCATGAACTCCGCACCCCTCTGACCAACATGAAAACCGCTCTGACCCTACTCAACTCCCCCAGCCTCAAACCCGCTCAGCGACAACGCTACATGCAGGTTTTTAGTACAGAGTGCGATCGCCAAGGCTCTTTAATTGCCAGCCTGCTCGACCTCATGCAACTCGATCGCGAAATTGAAAACTCCACCATGCAGCCCGTTTCGCTCGCCGAAATCGTGCCCGGAGTCGTTAGCACCTACCAACCCCTAGCCCAAGAAAAAGGCATCATGCTGGCTTACACCGTGCCAGAAGAATTGCCTCCCGTCTCCTGCCTCAGCGCTTGGCTCAAGCAAATTGTGATTAACCTGCTGCACAACGGCATCAAATTCACCCCCAAATCAGGCCAGGTTTGGGTTCGAGCCAAACAACAGGGCGACTACATCCAGCTAGAATTCCGCGACACAGGCATCGGCATCCCCACCAGCGAAATCCCCAAAATCTTCGATCGCTTCTACCGCGCTCGCCACGTCGCTGGAGAAGACCCCGGTGGTGCAGGCTTGGGCCTCACTATTGTCCAGCAAATCCTCCTCCGTTGCGGCGGTTCCGTCTCCGTCAAAAGTAAACTCAGCGAAGGCTCAACCTTCAACGTCCTCTTGCCCATTTATAGAGCACCTGTGGAAGGAGGAAAGATGAGGGATGAAGGATGA
- a CDS encoding sensor histidine kinase KdpD, producing MHQWLLPSLSEVLAQGTSNGATHGAASAVEIDTNHVSIARQRVRAEREWWGAIAALNVLLEVTLPQGAEPVATAQFACKQRSALKAKQGLILAGPSCILTQPSLNACLASWVFTPKALDAFAWMPFQLPPASSSKEVSKEISEVLETTPALPVLPGDPLAAEQFCLVLTSAFSLVMVLGEKARGEPAFSFSFDPEVVQSAWRSLRPRALLTSPHQVERLDALVAEFAPTAPDYKTVMQFSQLLLQHLPDPIDLEAEALGSSRLDTHTFNSETSHLVVEPFPELAIASATAKAMPSEVYAPADTMAEPKSNLDVELLQAIAHEVRTPLTTIRTLTRLLLKRKDLAPEVLKRLEIIDRECNEQIDRFGLIFRAVELETSAVKRSPVALASTSIDQVLQQSIPRWEKQASLRSLTLKVLLPQKMPMVVSDPTMLDQALTSLIERFTRNLPGGSHIQVQVMLAGSQLKLQMQSELQPQADPSTHPSHSARSALKSIGQLLMFQPETGSLSLSLGVTKNLFQALGGKLIVREKPQQGEVMTIFLPLEVSHS from the coding sequence GTGCATCAGTGGTTACTGCCAAGCTTAAGTGAAGTATTAGCCCAGGGCACCTCAAACGGAGCCACTCATGGGGCTGCATCGGCTGTTGAAATAGACACAAACCATGTGTCGATCGCGCGACAACGAGTGCGAGCCGAGCGGGAGTGGTGGGGAGCGATCGCGGCCCTAAATGTTTTATTGGAAGTGACCTTGCCACAAGGAGCAGAACCTGTAGCAACAGCTCAGTTTGCCTGCAAGCAGCGTTCAGCTCTCAAAGCCAAGCAAGGATTAATTCTCGCAGGGCCATCCTGCATCTTGACGCAACCCAGCCTCAATGCCTGTCTAGCGTCTTGGGTGTTTACGCCTAAAGCTTTAGATGCCTTTGCTTGGATGCCATTTCAACTACCGCCCGCTTCATCAAGTAAAGAGGTAAGTAAAGAGATATCTGAGGTTCTGGAAACTACTCCTGCCTTGCCTGTGTTGCCTGGTGATCCTTTGGCGGCAGAACAATTTTGTTTGGTTTTAACCTCAGCCTTTAGCTTAGTGATGGTCTTGGGAGAAAAGGCAAGGGGGGAACCCGCTTTCAGTTTTTCTTTTGACCCAGAGGTGGTGCAAAGTGCTTGGCGATCGCTACGGCCTCGTGCTTTGCTTACTAGCCCTCACCAAGTGGAACGCCTGGATGCTTTGGTAGCTGAGTTTGCGCCCACAGCCCCGGATTACAAAACGGTAATGCAGTTTAGTCAGCTACTGCTGCAACATTTACCAGACCCGATCGACTTAGAAGCGGAAGCTTTAGGTTCCTCTCGTTTAGATACTCACACCTTTAACTCGGAAACAAGTCATTTGGTTGTAGAGCCATTTCCTGAGTTGGCAATAGCTAGCGCTACAGCTAAGGCAATGCCTTCAGAAGTTTATGCTCCTGCTGACACGATGGCAGAGCCGAAGAGTAATTTGGATGTGGAGTTGTTGCAGGCGATCGCTCATGAAGTACGGACGCCGCTGACGACGATCCGCACCTTGACTCGGCTGTTGTTAAAGCGTAAAGATTTAGCGCCTGAAGTGTTGAAGCGGTTAGAAATTATTGATCGCGAGTGTAATGAACAAATCGATCGCTTTGGCCTGATTTTCCGAGCAGTTGAGTTGGAAACGTCGGCAGTGAAGCGTTCTCCGGTAGCCTTAGCTTCAACTTCTATTGATCAGGTGTTACAGCAAAGTATTCCCCGTTGGGAAAAGCAAGCGAGCTTGCGAAGTCTCACGTTGAAGGTGTTACTGCCCCAAAAAATGCCGATGGTGGTGAGCGATCCGACGATGTTGGATCAGGCTCTGACTAGCTTAATTGAGCGATTTACTCGCAATTTGCCTGGTGGTAGCCATATCCAGGTGCAGGTGATGTTGGCGGGAAGCCAGTTGAAGCTACAAATGCAGTCTGAGTTGCAACCGCAGGCTGACCCATCCACTCATCCGAGTCATTCAGCGCGATCGGCTTTGAAGTCGATTGGACAGTTACTGATGTTCCAGCCTGAGACGGGTAGCTTAAGTTTGAGTTTGGGTGTGACGAAGAATTTGTTTCAAGCTTTGGGTGGCAAGTTGATTGTGCGAGAGAAGCCGCAACAAGGGGAGGTAATGACGATTTTCTTGCCTTTGGAGGTGAGTCATTCGTAG
- a CDS encoding TldD/PmbA family protein has protein sequence MPTLLTDAKSLLSDLVARYRSQVDYLAIRLEEAEGTDILLRGDKIESLSEGISIGGQVRACHKGGWGFASFNRLSTLAERIEEAIAAAWMVGDEETILAPITPIQDTCILPLTGQDPRHVSLDQKKNLCDYYAGLLRSVDPQITTISVRYGDSAQRILFATSEGTLIEQSWVDMEMRFAATARNGETVQTGRETTGSRRGYEDLLGLDDQVRSAAQRAVDALVLQPVKGGTYTVVIDPILSGLFVHEAFGHLSEADMAYENPDILEVMTLGRRFGSPELQIFDGAKPPGHRGSYFYDDEGTPATTTQLIQDGVLVGRLHSRETAGKLGEAPTGNARCLNYHYPPIVRMTNTWIERGKTPVADLFQNIKEGVYARNWLGGMTNGEMFTFTAGEAWMIRNGAIAEPVRDVTLSGNVFTTLADIEAIGDDFYWDESGGCGKGGQGGLPVGCGGPSLRLRNVVVGGEAVEDE, from the coding sequence ATGCCGACCTTGCTCACAGATGCCAAAAGCTTACTTTCCGACCTGGTTGCTCGCTACCGTTCCCAGGTGGATTATCTTGCCATTCGCCTAGAAGAGGCCGAAGGCACTGATATCTTGTTGCGGGGAGACAAGATCGAAAGCTTGAGTGAGGGCATTTCGATTGGTGGACAAGTAAGAGCTTGTCATAAAGGCGGTTGGGGATTTGCTAGCTTTAATCGGCTTTCCACACTCGCAGAGCGGATTGAAGAAGCGATCGCTGCTGCCTGGATGGTGGGAGATGAAGAAACGATCTTAGCGCCGATTACTCCCATTCAAGACACTTGTATTTTGCCGCTGACGGGTCAAGATCCACGCCACGTTTCCTTAGACCAGAAGAAGAATTTGTGTGATTACTACGCAGGTCTATTGCGCTCTGTTGATCCGCAAATTACGACAATTTCTGTGCGCTACGGAGACAGCGCTCAGCGCATCCTCTTTGCTACGTCCGAAGGCACCCTGATTGAACAGTCCTGGGTGGATATGGAGATGCGCTTTGCTGCCACAGCCCGCAATGGTGAAACCGTACAAACTGGACGAGAGACTACTGGTTCTCGGCGTGGCTACGAAGATTTGTTAGGGCTAGATGATCAGGTTCGCAGTGCCGCTCAGAGAGCAGTCGATGCTTTGGTGCTGCAACCCGTCAAAGGCGGCACCTATACCGTTGTGATTGACCCGATTCTCTCAGGCTTATTTGTCCACGAAGCCTTTGGGCATCTATCCGAAGCGGACATGGCTTACGAGAATCCAGACATTTTGGAAGTCATGACCTTGGGACGGCGGTTCGGTTCTCCAGAGCTACAAATCTTTGACGGAGCTAAGCCACCCGGACATCGCGGTAGCTATTTCTACGACGACGAAGGCACCCCAGCCACCACCACTCAATTGATTCAAGACGGTGTGTTGGTTGGGCGGTTGCACTCCCGTGAAACGGCTGGCAAGTTAGGTGAAGCTCCCACGGGGAATGCTCGTTGTCTTAACTACCACTATCCTCCGATTGTCCGCATGACCAATACCTGGATTGAGCGCGGTAAAACGCCCGTTGCTGACCTATTTCAAAACATCAAAGAAGGTGTTTATGCTCGCAATTGGCTGGGTGGTATGACCAATGGAGAAATGTTTACGTTCACGGCAGGGGAAGCATGGATGATTCGCAATGGCGCGATCGCGGAGCCTGTTAGGGATGTAACTCTTTCGGGTAACGTGTTCACGACGCTAGCCGATATTGAAGCGATCGGAGATGACTTTTACTGGGATGAGTCAGGTGGCTGTGGCAAAGGTGGACAAGGTGGTTTACCTGTCGGTTGTGGTGGCCCTAGCCTGCGTTTACGTAATGTTGTAGTGGGTGGCGAAGCAGTAGAAGACGAGTAG
- the coaE gene encoding dephospho-CoA kinase (Dephospho-CoA kinase (CoaE) performs the final step in coenzyme A biosynthesis.), whose translation MTQSLNTLREQRPPKKREGTQTEVFQPLKPTQRVIGLTGGIGMGKTTVSNYLASTYHLPILDADLYAREAVGPNSTVFLEIVERYGVGILLAHGELDRRRLGKIIFNSPSERLWLEQRIHPYVRDRMESQLQALPAATYPTVVLVVPLLFEARMTDLVTEVWVIRCAVDQQIERLLQRDAKTAPEGDRLSLEQVQARIDSQMAIEKKVACADVVLDNTSTLEKLLMQVDRAIAHPQANADIETNASSKQLRENLEC comes from the coding sequence ATGACTCAAAGCTTAAATACCCTTCGTGAACAGCGCCCCCCTAAAAAGCGTGAAGGGACACAGACAGAAGTTTTCCAACCCCTGAAACCCACTCAGCGCGTGATTGGTTTAACGGGGGGAATTGGCATGGGCAAGACAACGGTCTCCAACTATTTAGCTTCTACTTATCATTTGCCAATCTTAGATGCTGACTTGTACGCCAGAGAGGCAGTGGGACCGAACTCGACTGTATTTTTAGAAATTGTTGAGCGCTATGGGGTTGGCATTCTCTTGGCTCATGGAGAGCTAGATCGTCGGCGTTTAGGCAAGATCATCTTTAACAGCCCTTCGGAGCGGCTGTGGTTGGAACAGCGAATTCATCCTTATGTGCGCGATCGCATGGAGTCGCAGTTGCAAGCTCTGCCTGCGGCAACTTATCCCACCGTGGTTTTGGTGGTGCCTTTGCTATTTGAAGCCCGCATGACCGATCTGGTCACTGAAGTGTGGGTGATTCGGTGTGCGGTAGATCAGCAGATTGAGCGCTTGTTGCAGCGAGATGCCAAAACTGCCCCAGAAGGCGATCGCCTGAGTCTGGAGCAGGTGCAGGCTAGAATCGACAGCCAAATGGCGATTGAGAAAAAAGTGGCCTGTGCCGATGTGGTGCTAGATAACACTTCTACTCTGGAGAAGCTGCTAATGCAAGTGGATCGGGCGATCGCGCACCCTCAGGCAAACGCAGATATAGAAACGAATGCTTCAAGCAAGCAGCTCAGAGAAAATCTAGAGTGCTAA